In the genome of Raphanus sativus cultivar WK10039 chromosome 9, ASM80110v3, whole genome shotgun sequence, the window gTGTGAAATTTGATATAACATTATTCGTATTATACCAAATTTGACGAGATAATGTCAAATTTGGTGTCTTGTTGTAAAtgaaattacatcaaatttaatGTTTTGTGTCATTGTTGGAGATGATCTAACACAAGTCTATCAGGACACTTAATTATTGGAGTGTGGAACCACAAAACGATCAGACTTAATTTTGTCACATTTATAATTCCAAATAAGATTATCCTCAAATATAACAACTTTGTTACACAATTTTCAACTACTTGATTTTGGAGAGGTAACGTAGGCAAGTCATCTTTCGAGTcctttattatatatacaagacTCTTCGGAATTGCACTCACCACTCTAAGAAACATAGCTTAAAAGAGGAAGTCTAAAAATGGTGATCGTGCTCTCTTTCTtcttggtttttctttttactcttGTATCATCAATCTTTCTTAAAAGATTCCAAAACTCAAAAGTACTCAATCTTCCTCCTAGCCCTTCAAGTCTTCCTCTCATTGGGAACTTGCATCATCTTGCAGGATTGCCTCACAGATGTTTTCATAAGCTATCAATCAAACATGGGCCAGTGATGCTTCTTCGACTAGGTTTTGTTCCAGTGGTTGTGATATCATCGAGCGAAGCAGCTGAAGCGGTTCTCAGAACTCATGACTTGCAATGTTGCAGCCGACCAAAGACGTTCGGGACCGGCAAACTCTCTTACGGCTTTAAAGACATCAACCTTGCGCCATACGGTGCTTATTGGCGGGAAATGCGGAAAATTGCCGTTGTCGAGCTTTTTAGTCTTAAGAAGATTCAATCTTCTAGGTATAGTAGAGAGGAAGAGGTTGATTTCATGGTGAAGAAACTGAAAGAATCTTGCATGAAACAATCTTCCGTAGATTTAAGCAAAACCCTTTTCTCCTTCACCGCAAGCATCATTGGTAGAGTAGCTTTAGGACAGAACTTCCACGAGAACGGATTCATTATTGATCAAGAAAGGATCAAAGAGCTTGTTACCGACGCTATGGAAGCTCTTGGGACTTTCACTTTCTCTGACTTCTTCCGCGGCGGAGTCGGAAGATTCATAGACTTGCTGTTTCAACGACACAAGAAGATCAACAAAGTCTTTAAAGAGCTTGATGCTATTTATCAGCATGTGATTGATGATCACTTGAAGCTAGAAGGAAGGAAAAGTCCAGATATCGTTTCCTTAATGTTGGATATGATCGATAAACATGAAGATGCAGATTCTTACAAACTCAATATGGATAATATCAAGGCAATCCTCATGGTATAATATCGAATCTTGGTCTTGCTTcgcatctctataatattatttgaaaaatctgTTTCAGAtatgtcgcgctcacgttaactttCATGATAGTTGATTACAcggatacccttaatgaattaaattatTACAGTTAAATCACATCTTATATTAAATCACAACTATATAGAATTAGATTTAAATGTTTGTTATGATATTCAGGATGTATTTCTTGCGGGGATAGATACGAGCGCTATAGTATTGATTTGGGCGATGACAGAACTTGTTAGAAACCCTAGAGTGATGAAGAAAGCTCAGGAAAATATTCGAAACATTCTTGAAGCTCATAATCAAGGAAACATTCAGATTGCATCCACCAGCTCCATTTATACTCCCAAGAGAAACAATGTCTCATGTCAAGATCAAAGGCTATGATATTCCCCCGGGAACGCAAATCCAAATTAATGTATGGACAATCGGACGTGACCCCAAGCGTTGGACCGACCCCGAAGATTTCATCCCTGAACGGTTTACTAATAGTTCTGTAGATTTCAGAGGACAACATTTTGACCTATTACCGTTTGGTTCTGGTCGAAGGATGTGTCCCGCGATGCCAATGGGGGTTGCTACTGTGGAGCTAGGATTGATGAATTTGCTTTACTTCTTCGACTGGGGATTGCCAAATGGGATGGAAATTGGAGAAATTGACATGGAAGAATTTGGCAATCTCACCATTGTCAAGAAACTACCTCTTCAACTTGTACCCCTTCGACTTTATTGATGTGGAATCTAAAAAGCTTGATATCTTGGAAAGATCACGAGCAAGGAATGTAAGGTTCTTATCGATACTACTGCGTATGTAATAATTGATGTTTGAACGATACAATatcaagaaataataaaattcagtGTTTTATCTATAATGTTGCGGTCATACATGATTTTCcattttatagttttggaaaCAAGTCATTTAACATCATTTTAAGTAATTTTCTGTGCTATAAATCAATACAAGTGACTTTCAAGGAGATGATATACATCAGTTCTTTTTCAAGTTTTGTGGAGTAGCCACATCAATTAATTAAAAGCTCAACTTTTAATcacattattttaaatttagacaTGATTTTACACTAAACATTGGAAAAGTGAGGTGAACACTAGGTAAACAATAAGTGTCTTTACATGTTGTTTTCATTCTTGATCATTATACTTTTACGTTCTTGAATGATTAAACACACTAGTGACAAAGAGTGAGTGAGAACGAGAGGAAATATCTTCATAATATACCAACACATATTTCTTAAGAGAATATTATAAACTTGCTATACAAGATATAAACCCAAAGAACAAGAAATTATGCGATATATCACGACCCAATAAAGACATTCTTGAACGATTTATCTGCTTATAAAATCACAccttatatatagtatatatgcCAAATGACGCTGACAAAGTAAATATATGCCATATCACTCTACTACTGCAATGATATAATCAAATCTTATTATTGACTCTCTTAGCTTGAATCTCTAATCCCTCGCGAGCACCACGAGCATCTCCACCACCAAAAAGTTTCTCAATCTCTTCCAATGGCAATCCTTTCGTCTCCGGCaacataaagaagaagaaccacCACGCTACAACCGCGATTCCAGCGAACATGAAGAACACACCTCCCATAGTGATCGTCTTCATTATTGACAGAAAACTCATAGAGACCGTTGCGTTCATGATCCTATTAACCGCAACGCCTATGCTCGCTCCCTGAGCCCTAAGTCTCAACGGGAATATCTCAGAGCTGTACACCCACGTTATAGGCCCAAGCCCAATCGAGAAAAACGCTACAAACGTGTACGCAGAGACGATGTTCAACTTCAAGGCCCACAATAACCTCCCGAAACGGTGAACCATCGTGAGACCAATTGCCAAACTGGTCGACGCAAAGACCATACCACCCGTACTCGTCAACAGAAGCTTTCTCCGACCTACCTTGTCCAGCAAGAAAGTAGCTATTACTATAAAAACAGCCTTAGTTAAACCTACACCGACCGTGGCTAGTAATAGCTTGTCCTTTGAAGTCACTCCAGCTTTCTGAAAGATCTTCGGGCTGTACAAAACGACGGCTTCGATCCCAGTCGCGTGCTCGAAAAAATGTATCCCCACGGCCGCGATCAAGATCAAACGCACCGCGGGTCTAGGGTTTATCACCAGTTCTCTCCATACATCGCTGCCAACCGCTCTATCTTCCTCTAACTCTGCGGCCGCTAAAATGTCTCTGAAGCGTTCTTCAGCTTCCTCTTCGGTGTTGGATATCAAAACCATGATTTTCTTGGCATCTTCTAACCTACCTTGCATCACAAGCCACCTCGGAGATTCAGGCATTTTCAAAATCCCAAACGCTAATATCACTGAAGGAATCGCTGCGATTCCAAGCATCAATCTCCAGCCGAGTTTCAACGCCAGTTTCCCGAAACAGTAATTCGAGACATAGCCTAGTAAGATCCCTAGACTAATACAAAGCTCAGGGAGCGAAGTGAGAAAGCCTCTGTGTGAAGCAGAGGCTATCTCGGCGGAGTAAAGCGGAGCAAACATTAGAGCAGACCCTACACCAACTCCGGCGATTCATCCAGCctatattctatatttatcCCTACTCAAAAGGTACCTAATCAgcttttgacttttttttttatatgaaatgTTAAATCTATTGATCATCAGAAGATATAAAGTTTATGTACACAAAGAATCAAAAAGAAAACCTTAGAACTATAAATCTACAAGTGTGCTCTAAACCAAAGTTACAGCAGgcctgatgtagcggaagctttaAAAGATAGAATTAGAGATCCGTTGATTCTGAGAATACCCGGAAAACTAGGATAATCACaaagatcttatttagtctaagaatgcctaagatcgatgtcttcttaaatttgttgagatcaccaatgatctaccgaaaacaaggaacaaagagaaaactctcaacttttattaatcaaatcaaaacttaTAAACTGAATACAAACTTTAGCCTAGATggctatatataataaaaccataaaaccctagaataataaagataattatcaaaataactaataaaataaataataaattaaataacaaatatttagatttatccCAAATATTTATCTACACCATTCTCTCCGGTTGGaaagattcgtcctcgaatcttaaAGTTTGGcttcatcttttcttttttttcctcctCTTCCATTGGTATATTTTCTCGAAtgagaaaacataattttgttcTCCCTGAAACCACGTAATCATCATGAGCTTGAAATACATATGCTTCTCCTTGTTACGATGATGTGCTGTTGTTATTGGATCACTTTTAACAAAAGCCCAGCTGACTCCATAATTTCCAAAACGTGAGTTGCCCTGCTTCAAATTGCTGCCGTCCACGAGAATGAAAATATTCTGACGAGTAACTTCGTCGCTCAACTTGTCAACCTCTTTACCAAGTAATTCCTTGCCGTCGTATTGAATCCAACCGTCATCATCATAAAGATCGAAGATTGGACTTCCAATAATTGTTTTGTAAACAATTATTTCACTATCCACGAATAAATTAGCCATGATTCCAGAATCGAGTTTtgattaagaaaacaaaacaccagctctgataccacatgATATAGCGGAAGCTTTAAAAGATAGAATTAGAGATCCGTTGATTCTGAGAATACCCGGAAAACTAGGATAATCACaaagatcttatttagtctaagaatgcctaagatcgatgtcttcttaaattcgttgagatcaccaatgatctaccgaaaacaaagaacaaagagaaaactctcaacttttattaatcaaatcaaaacttaTAAACTGAATACAAACTTTAGCCTAGAtgactatatataataaaaccataaaatcctagaataataaagataattatcaaaataactaataaaataaataataaattaaataacaaatatttggATTTATCCCAAATATTTATCTACACCAAGGCCTCTCAAACGTGGCTTCTGAGTGTATTTTGTGGACATGATCCTGTTTCTTATCTTGTCAATGATCTTAGCCAATTGGCCAGCCTGTCTTGGATTCTTTAAGTGCTTCCTGTCATTTCCCTCCCTCCACATCATATAGATGGTGACTTGGAACACTAGTCTATTGAGGATGGATGTGAGGAAATCAAACCGGTGGTGTGTTAAGTGATCAATGCGTCTCGGACTCTTTAAGTGCTTCATGTCTTTGCGCTTCCTCCTAATCAGCTTTTGATTGGATTCAACTATAGTAAGCTTTTAATTGGATACTTGCCATGCGTCTTGTTAACTAGACAGAGTTTCAATGTGTACGGAACTTCATCCTATTGTAGTTTTGGTTCTTTTGTATGTACTCTCAAAAGGCTCCAGTAGCAATTTTATCGCCTTGGTGCAAATCTTTACCGCAATATGCATATCTGCATCGGTTGGTGCCGTAAACGTGGATGcattaatgttattttttctcCACTTGTGGCAGATTCGAAGGAAAAGTGATAGTATTTGCTTCGTTACTTTGAACCAAATGTATTTGGGTTTTCATAGTTTGGTGTTCTCCTTTATGAAACCTATTTTTCTCCCAGGTCTTTCACTTGGTTAGAGTGATCGTATTGCAAGGAGAATTATGTCAATGGAAGTTTTCCGTTTTTAGTTCATGTATGAACTTGTTCTCGGGTGTTCCAGATTCGCCGGTATTGCAAAGTCTTACCTTCCGGTTTTATGACGTTTCTGCTATTTGTCGCAGAGTGTCTAACCCTTTTGGGTGCACAAGTTGCTATCATATCAACGGGTATCTCGAAGCTTGTCTGCAAGCCATACTGTCAGAACTCTTTCACCTTCTTTCAGAGAGTTAGTCTTTTGATGTTTACATGATCTTATTCCCTATTCGATCCCTTATCTTGTCTTTTGATGACTTATGTTCTTATCTTGTGTTTTATTGTGTTAATGATATGGCAAACTCTTGGGCTTGTGTTGTCGTCTTGTGTTGTAACATCTCCTTCTCTAATATAGTCTGAGACTTCTAATTTAATGTAAGATTTacttaaaaaacatattttctgtTCATTCATCGAGTTATGATCCAACACTAAGATTAACCTTAATCCATCATTGAATTCGTGCTCATTTTAAATACGCCAAATCAGTTTCAACAATTGGGGCCATATGTGGGGAATGAAAAATTATCATTACCTAAGAAAAAAACTACTCAACGGTGACGAACTCGTCGAAGGTATTCACGAAGTCTAAATAAGGATGCTACGTGCCTTTAAATTCCAATATCTCCAATTTTCTCTCTACGTTCTTCTAATAAAAGGATAAGTATTATCACTAAAGCTATGTTACAAGATAATGATTAGCTCAAGTTTGTTTAATGTTGACTTATGACGGCACGCGCTCCATATTACATAACTCGTTTATGGCCAAGTACGCTGATTTTCTATTGTTTGGTCAGCctgaatttattattatttcttttttgaaaaaagccTGAATTTATTATGGCATGTATCATTCTTGTACTGTACTCAATTATTTATTGTTGCATCGACTAATGTTTTTGTTCAATATATTCATAATGAAAGAGGTTATCCACGTTAGGGCTTATTTTGATTATCAATTGCTCTATGTTAATGGTTACATGAAATCGAAgttgtctttcttttttgttaacgAAGCAAATGCTTATGCCGAGCAAACGCTAAGGACGTCTTTGACCTTCCATCAATCTAAAATCAATGGAAAAAAGAAGCTTACAAGGCATGAAGTCGATCACGGTATCAAGATGATCACAACATCACAACCACCATGGCATCACATCAATCGCGTTAATGCTAATCACTTATCATCGATGAATGAACGTGCCATCACGGCGATTTCACCAACATGCTGATCACAACGAAGGAAGCCATGACTCGTACATATTTGATGGTTCAGTCAACCAGTGCCATGTCAGAGCACCCTCATCCATGATATAAGAATGGGGTTCTCCAAAAGTGATTAGGTGATCATTTATGTTAAAATGATGGAAAAGTTTATCAAAATCTTAGATACTCATTCAGTAAATTCTCAAAAGTTCTTACTATGGATGGAGTTGCTCTCGTATAATCAATCTAAGGACATCTCCAACAGTGACACAAAGTTTGGTGTAATTTAAAtaccaaatttggtgttttggtgTCTAATTTTTTTGACATCTCCAAAAATAACACCAAATTCTACAtcaaaagtaatattatatattatttgatgtttcaattttaataaatgtttattatttgtgattaataaacaattattttatgatatttagatactatttttgtaattttatgttttataaaatttatttacatttatatttttggtttaaaaatattatattttatgtattttcttataaaaatattagttatattcaaatttacaaactattaaatatcaaaaacacataacaaaataatatatttattttaataaaatttgtattagttTGTAGTTTGTAGTACAAGTTTAactatattgtaaaataaaattttaaaattatttgtgcTTGATAAATTTAGTAgcattacataaaattttatgataatttacTTTTTTACAATATGACTTAAATGATACTccatttgtttcataataagtgtcattctaaatcttttttcttattaaacaaaaagtgtcactttacaattctaatgcaaattatacttcctttcagctgaaaattaattgcaaactatattgattttataaataattttatttttctgaaatactattggtcaaagaggtgtaattaataacaatttacatatattttaacaactttcttaatctatgtgaaaAGTGTCCGAGTGATACTTAtataaaacggagggagtattactcattagtaatttaataattaaaaataattatgtaaaaataatttaaaaatgataatataatatatttatgtttagttacaaatatgaaataagtaataataataattaaactcTAGtcttaaatgaaatataataaaatatatattttaaagatttggTGTGGAATTTGGTATAACATTATTCGTATTATACCAAATTTAACGAGATAATGTCAAATTTGGTGTCTTGTTGTAAATGAAATTACACCAAATTTAA includes:
- the LOC108825125 gene encoding probable polyol transporter 3; the protein is IAGVGVGSALMFAPLYSAEIASASHRGFLTSLPELCISLGILLGYVSNYCFGKLALKLGWRLMLGIAAIPSVILAFGILKMPESPRWLVMQGRLEDAKKIMVLISNTEEEAEERFRDILAAAELEEDRAVGSDVWRELVINPRPAVRLILIAAVGIHFFEHATGIEAVVLYSPKIFQKAGVTSKDKLLLATVGVGLTKAVFIVIATFLLDKVGRRKLLLTSTGGMVFASTSLAIGLTMVHRFGRLLWALKLNIVSAYTFVAFFSIGLGPITWVYSSEIFPLRLRAQGASIGVAVNRIMNATVSMSFLSIMKTITMGGVFFMFAGIAVVAWWFFFFMLPETKGLPLEEIEKLFGGGDARGAREGLEIQAKRVNNKI